GTTGGAAGGCGCATGCCTCGCCCCAATGCCGTCCTTGTCGTGACGGCGCACTGGACTACACATGGTGAGACGCGGCTGACGGGTGGAACCGCTCCGCGAACCGTTCACGACTTTCGCGGATTTCCGCAGGAACTCTACGAGATCGAATACCCTGCCCCGGGTTCAACTGAATTGGCGGCGCGTGCGGCCGATTTGATCGGCGAACGGGCTGTGATCGATGAAGACCACGGATTTGATCATGGAGTTTGGGGCGTGCTGCTCCCGATGTTCCCGGATGCCGATATTCCGGTCGTCGCGATGAGCGTCGATATGGATTTGACAGGCGAGGAGCATGTCGCGCTTGGCCGCAAGCTTGCTCCGCTACGCGACGAAGGCGTGGCGATCGTCGGTAGCGGCAATATCGTCCACAACCTGATGATGTGGCGGCAGACGGCCGGGACCCGCCCCGATTGGGCGGTCGCGTTTCAGCAGCGGACAAACAACGCAATCAAAGGGTGTGACGTCGCCGCTCTCACTTCCCACGCCAAGGATGACAACGCGGCGCAAATGGCGATCAACTCGGGCGAGCATTACATTCCGTTGCTGTATCCTCTCGGGGCGAGCAACGAACAGGACGGTGTCGGAATCTTCAACGACACGATCGACGGCTCGCTGTCGATGACGTCCTATTTGTGGGGCGATGCTGAGATCGCCGCCAACCTTCAGTAGATCAGTAGCGGAGCGATGCTTTCCTGCCAGCGCGCCTCGTCGGCGGCTGCCGTTGTTTCGAGGTCGAACGGTTCGGCTCCGTCGTCATCGACCCATTCGCGCAGGCTTGGCCCGCCATTGATGACGTCGATCGCGAGCCGGTCGAACTCGTACTCGTAGGGGAAGTCGCGCCACAGCGGGTAATCGGGATAGAGCCGCCGGATTGCCTTGAACGCGAGCGCCTGCAGGCGCCACGGGCGGAAAGCGGTGTGGTTGTAGAATTCGAGCTCGGCATGAACCATCAGCGCGCTGCACAGCTGCTTCTCGTGCTTGTGGAACGTCGGTTCGAACCAACAGGGCCTGATCGCGCAACCTTCCAGCCAATCGGTGGACAGGCGCCGCATTTCGGCCAGCACCGCGACCGCATCGATATCCGGAGCGCCAAACAGCACTTCGAGCGGGCGCGTCGTACCCCTTCCTTCGCTCAGCGTAGTGCCTTCGAGCATCACGGTCCCGGCATAGCATCGCGCCATGTTGAGGTTGGCGGCGTTGGGGCTCGGGTTGATCCACACCCGGGTCGCCGGCCAGCCAAAGCCCGGACCAGCCTCCGGTAACCAGTGGTGCATCTCGACCACGCGATATTCGACATCGAGATCGAATTCGCGGATGAACCATTCGCCCATTTCGCCCATCGTCAGCCCGTGGCGCATCGGCATCGGCCCTGCGCCTACGAAGCTCTCCTCACCGGGGAGGAGCAATGTGCCTTCGACCGGCCTGCCCGCCGGATTGGGACGATCGAGGACCCAGACTTCCTTGCCGTGCTCGGCCGCGGCCTGGAGCAGGTAGAGCAATGTCGTGACGAATGTGTAGATCCGGCAACCGAGGTCTTGCAGGTCGAACAGGAACACGTCGGCGGTGCTCATCATCTGCCCGGTGGGGCGCCGGACTTCTCCGTAAAGGCTGAAAACCGGTATGCCGAAAACCGGATCGGTCTCGTCCCCGGTTTCGACCATATTGTCCTGCTTGTCGCCCTTGAGGCCGTGCTGCGGGCCGAACGCACTGGTTACGTTTATCCCGGCGGCGATCAAGGCATCGAGGCTATGCGTCAGGTCCGCAGTGACCGAAGCGGGATGCGCAACCAGGCCGACCCGCCGTCCTTCGAGTGGTTTGCGCAAGTCGGGGTCGGCGATCAGCCGGTCGATACCGAATTTCATGGGGCTGGCGGTGCCGCAAGCTCCGCGGCGAAGCAAGCCGGATCGTGGAAATCGGGCTTCGCCTCGGGGTGTGCGATCGCCCAGTAGGACATCACTCCGCCCTCTTCCTCGAGGATTGCCGAAATGCCCATCGCTCCGGGCAAGGAAGGGAGCAGGTCTCGCGGAATCGCTGCGTCGACAATCGCAAAGGTCGAACCCTCGCGGACCCCGGTCTCGGGTTCTCGAGAGCCCGGCCGATCTTCCATCCCGTCGCGATATTCGGAAAAATCGTATGCCGCCCAGCGACCCGAAGGCGACAGGTTGATCTCGGTATAGGCTTCGCCCCCATCGGGCTTGAGGAACAACTCGAAACAGGTC
Above is a window of Tsuneonella mangrovi DNA encoding:
- the ygiD gene encoding 4,5-DOPA dioxygenase extradiol codes for the protein MCPLGGSLALAHLGIMTKQPALFVGHGSPMTMITQNPAREGMEAVGRRMPRPNAVLVVTAHWTTHGETRLTGGTAPRTVHDFRGFPQELYEIEYPAPGSTELAARAADLIGERAVIDEDHGFDHGVWGVLLPMFPDADIPVVAMSVDMDLTGEEHVALGRKLAPLRDEGVAIVGSGNIVHNLMMWRQTAGTRPDWAVAFQQRTNNAIKGCDVAALTSHAKDDNAAQMAINSGEHYIPLLYPLGASNEQDGVGIFNDTIDGSLSMTSYLWGDAEIAANLQ
- a CDS encoding exo-beta-N-acetylmuramidase NamZ domain-containing protein, producing MKFGIDRLIADPDLRKPLEGRRVGLVAHPASVTADLTHSLDALIAAGINVTSAFGPQHGLKGDKQDNMVETGDETDPVFGIPVFSLYGEVRRPTGQMMSTADVFLFDLQDLGCRIYTFVTTLLYLLQAAAEHGKEVWVLDRPNPAGRPVEGTLLLPGEESFVGAGPMPMRHGLTMGEMGEWFIREFDLDVEYRVVEMHHWLPEAGPGFGWPATRVWINPSPNAANLNMARCYAGTVMLEGTTLSEGRGTTRPLEVLFGAPDIDAVAVLAEMRRLSTDWLEGCAIRPCWFEPTFHKHEKQLCSALMVHAELEFYNHTAFRPWRLQALAFKAIRRLYPDYPLWRDFPYEYEFDRLAIDVINGGPSLREWVDDDGAEPFDLETTAAADEARWQESIAPLLIY
- a CDS encoding DOMON-like domain-containing protein, translated to MIGFDADVLRMRWRVDGTGALVVPSYSGRGRQDELWRTTCFELFLKPDGGEAYTEINLSPSGRWAAYDFSEYRDGMEDRPGSREPETGVREGSTFAIVDAAIPRDLLPSLPGAMGISAILEEEGGVMSYWAIAHPEAKPDFHDPACFAAELAAPPAP